The sequence below is a genomic window from Wyeomyia smithii strain HCP4-BCI-WySm-NY-G18 chromosome 1, ASM2978416v1, whole genome shotgun sequence.
gaaaataggagctacatatggccattcctctggccgcggcaaagtttatcagcctcaggccgttttcattggtcgacgagtggaggctatgccttccaatgaccgaacggaagaattcctccctcccaacctgtgcgtttgcgtctccgatgacgacttttacgtcgtgttttgggcactcgtcatagattcggtcaagcttgtcatagaactcatctttgacttcatcggatttgtcgtttgtcggtgcgtaggtgttaattaaactgtagttgaagaatttgcccttaatcctcaacacgcatatacggtcattttCTGATtgcccagcactacgaaaccgacgtcccgttccgctgctttgccgccactgttgtagatgtggtacttgaaagaagtgcgtggaatagggtctactgcacggaattccttttctccggaatttggccaccgaacctcctgaatcgctgcgattttgaCTCcttgccgctgtagttctcgagcaagtaagccagcccgcgccggttcattgagagatcggacgttccaggtacccaatttccaatcgtttaccctaatctttttccgtgttcgtagcctaggtctttgccgattgatccgttccgtattcctaaattcgttgttcgtggttgatgaaaggttttggtatgctaccttaccagggtcgcgatacctacatcctgctgatggggctgccatcttaggtgtagctgacgagatacagcattccataattcagccgcccgcttcgggtcagacgctgtgGTACGCCGCCGCccccgcgtacgacccccttcccagcgAGCATACGATCATAGTTTCCACcaggggttggttacccgatctccgctaaggttactcgtttTCCGGCTGGCACCAGCTGTGTAACTAACTATCGCGAAATTTCCATTCTTAGCTGTCTGAGCAAAGTTTTTGAATAATTGGTTCACAACGTGCTATACAGTGTTGTGTCACCATTCTTATCTGAGTTCCAGCGTGGTTTCATGAAACACCGATCAACGACGACGAATCTGATGTGCTACGTAACCACCCTATCCAGAGAAGTTGAAGCAAAACGCCAAGTTGACTCTGTGTACATAGATTTTGCAAAGGCCTTCGACACTGTGCCGCATGTTTTAATCGTTGCTAAGATAAGGCGGATGGGTTTCCCAGAATGGATCATCGAGTGGTTATTCTCATACCTAACAAATCGTTCTGTGTACGTATTGGATTAGCTCCGCCCACTCTTACATTTTCCACATTGCATCCGGTGTATCTCAAGGCAGCGTGCTTGGGCCCCTATTATTCAACATATTCGTTAATGATCTGTATGCACTGATCTCGTCAAGAAAACTATCATGCATgttaattgcaaaaaatgcaAAACTATATCCTTCGCTCGCTGCAACGATCCAGTTGAAAATCGATATTTTCTGGGTTCTGAGTGTCTCGATCGAGTACAATCCATCTGTGACCTGGGAGTCACAACtgattcaaaacttaaatttAACGAACACATTGGAATCATCACCGCAAAAGCATTTTCTGTGTTGGGATTTATTCCCCGCCATACCTCCAATTTTACTGATATTTATGCTCTCAAAATTCTATATTGCTCGTTAGTGCGCAGTATTCTGGAGTACGCCTCTCCTGTTTGGTGCccgttccaaatgacactgatttttgaAACAGAGCGGATACAAAAAAAGTTCTTACGATTTGCTTTACGCGGTCTCCCGTGGAACGATCCAAATAATCTCCCGCCCTACACCGATCGATGCCAACTTATTAAATTAGAGCCCTTGTCCAATAGGCGCCTTAATCAGCAGAGAATGTTCATCTTCGACCTAATCAACGGAACCATCGACTGTCCTGACCTACTTGAACAagctcttttcatttttttcccgaCGACTCCGTAGCACATCATTGCTAGTTATTCCTCACCACCGGACCTGCTATGGTTATCATAACTCACTagacgcgtgcctccgtgcatttAACGACATTGGTGATAATATCAACATCATATTATGTTCATATCATATTATGTTGTTATTATATCATAACATATTATGTTCGATTTTATGTTGTCAAGAACCGTTTTTTCAAATAGAATTATAAATAGTTAAAATTTATGTATAGGTTATTCAGTCTGTACGACTTGTTCAAAGACGgtgtagaataaaataaaataaaaataaaaatcttttaATCAACCCAAATTATCTTTGCAAAATAAATGTAAACTGCtcataattttcaatttcagcCCGAAGAGCGCCGTGGTGATTTTACGAAACTTTCGTAGTCTGCCAACTCAAGCTCGGACATTTTTCTTCCCTTTGGAGCCCTTAATTTTAGTCTTAAAATTCTATTAGCGCTCATATTTTCGTTCGGATTAAGATTATACTTTGATCATCGAATAATCGTAgtaaataaatcaaataaatcaacaatgatgtttcaaaatgtaccaTGAAGAATTTCCAATCCTGACGTGGAGCAAAACTTTTTGTGTGGAAAAATGTTCCCAAAATGATTTTCAGttagaaaaatgttttgcatttatttatttataactcAGTAATGCGATCAACTTGAacgttttttaatatttctggAAGATTGTTCAACACCCTAATTATTGCAATGTTTAAACTTTTTAATAACgataatattttaatttcaaattataaCTTATGGGCTTCGTAATTTACTTTAGAACTTCCAATTAGAAGCCTTTGATACCGTTAACTGTTACTCAAGCAACTTAATTCATTCTCGATTTCAGAGTAAAACCGAAATTTTGGCTGCTTTTTTCTAAGATAAGTCTAAATTTTGTTCTCGATCATATTAGATTAAACACATACAAAAAGCTGCAATCAGTTAGAGCTAAAACTCCGCGGCTCAGCATCTTACAGCATCGACATATCGAAGAACCCTCTGCTCAACCTGCCATTCATCGCACCTGAGGTCCTGACCTGATGCACCCTCGGCTGTGGTGCGTCTGCAACTGGCTGCACATGAGATCCTGACCTATTCTCTCGAGCACCCACTGCAGCAGCAGTATCAATTCgagatctctctctctctttctcagcGCTCCGATCATCGTCACCATCATCAGCGCAGCATCATCGAAACGTCCCATGCTTATGCACTATCAAATTTCTTCTGCCCAAGCTGATCCTGAGCCCGAATGGCAGTGGCAGTCAACgaagacacaaaaaaaaacgcagcTTTTGCGTCGCACGACTCAGGGCGCGCGCGCCCGGCTTAGTCTCCAATACAGAGGCAGATCACATCTGCGCCCCATACGCAATGTGAACGGTGTGGGGGCACAAGCAGGACGGAACATTTATGTCGGGTGCGCTCTTCTAGCTGTGTGCAAGAGAAGTGAGACAGCCAAAGGCGCAAGATCGGCTCCGGGATTGGGGCAGAGCAGGTGAGTGCAACGAGTGCGACTGCGAGGGCAGCTGAGCCATGCGCATCTTGGCCAGGGCGAGTGGCACGCGTGCCGCCAGCTTCGGGTCCTACTCGGCTTCGGTTCGGCCCGCTTAAGTCACCTatccgagagagagagagagtgagattTATGCTTTTCGGTTCGCTCTCTGCTGCTCTGTTGTTTATGTTGTGGGAGGTTGGTATAATATGCTGCACATGTGTTTTTTCGTTCGATGCAAAGGACCTCGGGATCAACGGAGGACCTGTGCGTAAGTAAGTGAGTGAGTGAATGGTGGTGGTGTTGGTGGCGGTCTCCGTCCGAACTCGAAGCAGGTAGCTGAGCGAGAAGTGTACAAAATGCTAGGGCTTAGGACGAAAAGGTATCATTTCGGGAATAGCTTCCGCCGTTCAAACATCGAGATCAGTATTTTTGAGACAAGTTGAGCAAGTGTGGTGAACACAGCAAAACAGAGCAGGAAAAGGACTTTGTGGTGAATAGTTTTGCGTTCGTTTGATCAGTTTGAAGCGAGAAGTGCGCAGAGAAGGTGCGTTTAAAAGTACAGAGAAGTGCAATCAGGAACTTTAATCGTGATAACAGTGGTCTTTAGTGGTCGATGGCAACAGCAGTGAGAAGCATGGCGCTTGGACAAAATATTCACAACATTTTACCGAACAATTGTATTCTGGTGCAGCAGAAGCAGATTAATCATCACGGAAAGCGACCGATCGCGCCGGCTCCGATGATGGTGACCAACTTGGCGCAGGGTGTCGGTCTTAAGAACAAGATCAGTGCTTCGAAAAAGTTCGCTTACTGTGGACTTCCGTACGCACCGACACCCCAACAAACGGCGTCCGTCCAACGGCGGAACGCTAGGGAGCGTAATCGAGTCAAGCAGGTCAATAACGGCTTCGCCAACCTTCGGCAGCACATTCCGAGCACGGTGGTGACCGCTTTGACCAACGGTGGACGAGGTGCCAGCAAGAAGTTGAGCAAAGTAGACACCCTTCGCATCGCAGTGGAATACATTCGTAACCTCCAGCGGATGCTGGAGGAGAATAGTGAAAATACTAGCCAGAAGAGTTTATGCCAAGTTTCTTCATCGAGTTCTTTCTACGGTACAATGTCCGAGCCGTCGACAGCCTCCTCGCCAGCACCGTCTCATCTTTCGGAAACTTCCTCCACAACCGGAACCATTGTCTACAGCCAGATGGGAGGAACCACCTTCAAGCATGAACCCTACGATATTTACGTTGATCCTTCGACTTCACCGACTCCTTCGTACACATCGGAGACTCCAATTCAGCACCAGCAGCTTCAGCAACCCTTCCATGGGCAGCACACTCAAATCGTTATCCCGGGCATGACCAGTTTAAGTCCCAGTGGCAACAACAATTACCTGCACGCTGCCACCGGTCAACCGATCTACAAGACCGAACTGTACGTGAATGCGTACGACGAGCAGATGAGCCCCCAAAATCCGGACGACGAGGAACTGCTCGACGCAATCTCCTGGTGGCAGCAGCAGTAATCACTCATGATTGCTATGCGACGATCGCACTGAGGTTAGTATCCGTTTTTTGTACctgattttcttttttcaacCTAACGGCTAAACAAACACAAAATCGTAAATCTCCTACCGACAAAAGAATCGCAAAAAGGTCAATGAAAAGCTTCTaacgttttttttcattttttctcctCCTTACAGAAATGccaaaaaacctgaaaaaatcgGAGGCCCCTATTTCGATTGAAAGCTCGGATTGAGCGATGGCCAGGGTTTCAAGCGTGAAAAGCTGATCATTCTTGCGCTTACGGAGGACATCGCTTCCAGCTTCAGGGCAGTGGAACCTGCCCCGACTGTACTACTTCCTGCTTACTAACCTATTACTAACCACGTAATTCGTAGGAGAAACAAACTGCCAGTTTTGTTCTAGCTCATAGCCACTAACAACACAACGTGAAATCTAGTCAAAATCCCAGCGGTATTAGGATAGCGATAGTTTGTAAGCCTGTCAGAGCAAAGATGTGCCTTAGAAATGGTTTCGTTTCCGAAGCTACGAGTATAGAGTAAGAGTATTTTCGTTAGGCGACAACGCAGACCAGTGACTTTATTATGTACGTTAAGTTTTCCCACTAGTTTAGGACAAGTTCTGTTTGGTAAGAGAAACTATTCAAGCTGTACAAAGAATGTAAACGAAAAAGACTTAGCCGGGGCACCGCCGCCGGCCATGGTACTATCAATAAACGAGAAAAACTATTAAAATGAAAGTTAACCTTGACTTTTTGCCTCCCTGGTGGGAACCTTCCGTGAAATATGCCTAGTTTTGAGTCCATAAAGTTAATTACTTCACACCTTTTTACTATGCTATCAACATCGAATTTGCATTTGTGGTACGTCaagttgccaggtatccaggtAACCGAACCTGCCTGCAGGTCGCACTCACAAGGGAAGTAAGTCTCAAGTGGTTCTTACCGGCAGGCGAAATTTTACGTTCATGTGATCCAGTTACAATAATGCTGTTGTCTGCAAAAATTCTCTTTCACATTCCCGGAGGGAGGAGATGCAAACCAACAAAACCCAAAAACCAGAGGAAAAAGGAGGAAACCAACGAGCGTTTCGTGTTCTTCTTAGACTTTGGAGgaggttttcgaaaaaaaaatcaagaacaaGAAGCGGGAATTGAagatgattgatttttttttcgaaaaaataaggTTTCGTTTTTCAAAGAGGAAATGTGAATGAGGATGAGAATGGCAGCAATGCTTAGCAGTGTCGTTTGCTTCAttgattggaaaaaaaattgcatgAAGAACGAATAGAATAAAAAATCAGAGAGAAGGAAATTGGAAAGTTTTTGCGTACATTTTCGAATTCTAATCTCTCCGATTtgatttagtgttttttttttttggaaaattttatgTTATTGATATCATACGCTATTTTAGTactaattttgaaatttaaatttcagGACGTACGGTAAACATTAGTTGAAATTATCAGGAATAAAAGAtagcaaatttcaaataaattttgaatgaaTAAAAGTCCTGTAAAGCTAAAATTCGCCAACTCGTCAAACATCTAAACATAAGATTTAACCGAACCGTTTCGTATTCAAGTGAAAAAAATTAAGGGAGATCAACAACATACTTTtccaatttaatgaaaaaatcgttAACTGTATTGTTTAACCGAAATTTAAACTCATTTGAACTCATTTGATTTTGGTTTTAACATCTTGATCGTTTTAAAATAAAGCGTCTTTGTAGAATGGAAATAAGTACTGAGAATAGGCAATGATTTCATTtcattctactacaaaaaatcgataaCAGCTTAAGGCTTAGctttcttttttaaaataatttacctGGTTAAAATTGTCGTTTCGTCTAATTTCAATATTTCGAAATTTATGATGTTTTTCAACTCTCTTCACATTTtcatctttttgaaattgatggcgTATAGAGAGATACTAACGTTGttaagtttttaaaattattatccATTTTTCCTACTctcttatcattttttctcttcctATCCTTTTTGATATGACAAACTGTATTGctgttgctggagaaccacagaTGAGTtacaaaagagtgtatttttatagaaaaatgtaattttgcAAACTTAATACCTATTCAAATATCTTAAAGACGGATGCATGTAAAAAGTAAGTCAAAAGACATcaatgaaatttgattattctcaaTAATGTTGGATTGAGAAAAATCTTTTAAACTTAATTTTTAAGTACAAAACTGTGTTACATTTCACTACCCAGGACTTTTTAGCAAAAAtataatgtcaaatttcaacaaaaaaaaaaaaacaatttgagggaaaatttttttttttttattttatgaatgatttatggtttaatttttcaatttttcaactttcattcaaaataacttgaaaacggaTGCCTTCACGAATTTAATTATTGTAAGCTTTGCaatttgaaatgattatttCGATTGTTTATAATACAGTcctacctcgatataaggcaaccttatttttattttcgttacgttatatcgaagcacggaaaaaatatttttttattgatgcaaaactctttatggttactcaaaaatgcgcaaaaacttatttcccttCAACTAAAAGTATATATAAACCCTTCTTATGTccctttaagacaattttcgtagaccaatataaccagtcacaaaacattgaaaaaattaatatcaattttacCTCAATTAAcggtacttattggtttcaaaacttacttaaaatatttattcggaacattataTGTACacctgaaaaataatttttgtatttcaattttatcgaggttgccttatatcgaggtatgactgtaattgtaaaataaatgtttgtaaaaatgttgaaattgaaaatttaaaatttttttttcatttgtccatcctggacttttaaTTTAACTTTAGACAGCAAATTAAACTGGAGTTtacatatggaaaaaataataaataaggctACAAGTGCCTTATGGATCAGTAAAAAAACCTTTGGTAACAAATGGGGATTGAAGCCAAAGATGATCTATTGGATCTATACAGCTATCGTTAGACCCAGAATAATATATGCGTCCTTagtatggtggccaaaaacaaatGTCAGGTATGCTCAAAAGAAGCTGGAAAAGTTGCAAAGACTTGCCACAATTTCCATCACGGGAGCaattcgaagtactccttcaaaGGCACTAGATGCTATGTTAAGCTTACTTCTATTGCATCTATTTGTACAATTAGAAGCAGAAAAAAGCGCACTAAGGCTacaaagaacaaaaaagttCCTTGAAGGAGACCTTAGGGGACACCTcagtatacttgaaaatttcaaaatcagtgCAATGTTATCTCAGGAAGACTGGATGAACAGGCAGTACAACTTTGAACGACTATTCCAAGTGACTGAGCCAAGTCGCACTGAATGGGAATCAGGTGGGCCTAGCATTCAACCAGGCTCAATAGtgttctacacggatggctccaGGTTAAACAATAGGGTTGGCGCTGGGGTGGCAGGCCCTGGAGTCAATCTATCAATACCTATGGGAGAGTGGCCAGCagtatttcaagcagaaatacaggcaataattgaatgcgctACAATTTGCTTACGACGTAACTATAGACATACAAATATATGCCATTTTTCGGATAGTCAAGCTGCACTAAAAGCACTGAAATCCGTTTCCTGTTCTTCAAAATTAGTATGGTATTGTATTCAATTGCTACAGCAggtggctagaaatagtatagTAAAGGCATTGCGGCATTGAAGGGAATGAAAAAGCTGATCTGTTGGCGAGAAATGAATCAATGCAGTTGTTCATAGGGCCAGAACCGTTTTGTGGGATCTCAGAATGTGCCCTCAAAATGAAACTTAAGAAACGGGAACAATCAATGATAGAAAACATTTGGAAAAATAATAGTTCAGCTCGACAatcgaaaaaatttattgcacccCAAAAAACAGTAACCCAGCGATTGCTCAGTATCTCAAAAAAAGACTTATGTACCTTCAGTGGCCTTGTAACGGGACACTGCCCAAGTAAATATTACTTTAAACAGATAGGTAAATTGCAAAATGATGCCTGTCGCTCTTGTAACCTAGAtaaagaaacctcggaacatttaTTATGTGACTGTGAAGCACTCTCTCAAAAGAGGAAGCAATTCTTTGATAAACACTTAATACAACCATTAGATATCTGGGTTACTTCTCCCAATTGGGACGATGCCTATAttcagcaagtggaaaccattcaacctaatagtggtacgacaccctgataaggcttacatcaaataggggcccgcccataggcgtagccagaagGGGGCAGGGGGGGGGCGTGAACTTGCCCCCCCCCTAATCGatattctggctacgcccatgggcccgccacaaaagatcaaatctctggtcgcagtggaaaatgtacccaacaggaaaaaaaatcctgGACTTTTAATCAGAAGTGGCTTTATTACACCAAGTtgaaaaaaactgataaaaagagtgtaatttttttaattgaattttagtatttttgttCGGTTGTTCTGAGCTTTTTTGATAgttttctattgtttttttttggccttaaaAGTCgcttttcggctattctgagctcaatttgggattattttcattTCAGGCCTTTCTGGTTTTGAATGCACTTTCCAGAGAATTTGCGTTTGATTTAGGAACATTTTCTTTAAAGGCCTTTTCCCGGCCTTTTGATGCACTTTTCGGTGAATTTGAGCTCAATATAGGATCATTTCCTATATTGGCCTATTCTGGTATTTTAAAGCACTTTTcagtgattctgagcttaatctgGCATCATTTCCTTTTTAGGCCTATTCTGACCTTTAGGAGCACTTTTTGGTGAAattgagcctaatttgggatcattttctttctaaGGCCTTCTCTTGCCTTTTGAAACACTATTTGGTGATTTTGAGGCGTAAGTTggatcgaagcaagctgtgatcaagaacggacgtgaaaatgtCTCTCttcggaatttttcatcgttttttcaagtttttataatatttattttctatccggaaaagggatgtgtctacgtttattgaatgaaggccgctgttgtttcggtgtgaattccaAGTGTTTGATTTaaatcgcgatgaagtgttccgagggttgtcgtgtacggttgaggatagtgcaataatgtcgacgtattttatttggccttcccgtcgcgtaatcgttatattttaagtgcaaagggtggagtaaaaggtaatacgaaatgtggcggtttcgtattatcggtgtTAGTGACGTtaatgttgaaatccgtgaaagattcgtgcaattttgtggctaatttgtgagagctgtatttctttttcggtggcggagcacgtttcccgctagcccttgccttgccataagtgtgtgtgagtaagtgcaaggttgctcttgcgtgcggcacgttcACGCACCAGCATGatg
It includes:
- the LOC129732251 gene encoding achaete-scute complex protein T3-like, with amino-acid sequence MATAVRSMALGQNIHNILPNNCILVQQKQINHHGKRPIAPAPMMVTNLAQGVGLKNKISASKKFAYCGLPYAPTPQQTASVQRRNARERNRVKQVNNGFANLRQHIPSTVVTALTNGGRGASKKLSKVDTLRIAVEYIRNLQRMLEENSENTSQKSLCQVSSSSSFYGTMSEPSTASSPAPSHLSETSSTTGTIVYSQMGGTTFKHEPYDIYVDPSTSPTPSYTSETPIQHQQLQQPFHGQHTQIVIPGMTSLSPSGNNNYLHAATGQPIYKTELYVNAYDEQMSPQNPDDEELLDAISWWQQQ